Part of the Mangifera indica cultivar Alphonso chromosome 4, CATAS_Mindica_2.1, whole genome shotgun sequence genome, AGTGGCAGGTGACCCAactaatatgataattaatcaGTTTTCAACTGTGTCAATATTTTACATTATCAATTTCATTCATGTTCATTTATTGGTATATTAGATGTATGCGCATGCCATGAGCAGCTGATTGGAATGGTTCATAAAGATTTTTTGGAAAATAATTTGGAGATAGTATATTTGGAAAGAGAACATGGAAAAAAAACTGTTGTAGATTGTATATCCGGTACATATGATAAGTATTAATGGTGAAACTACCAATTACAACTTTTGGTTGATGTGTTACTTGCACAAACATATAAGTATTGGCGGAGTCAACTTTCTGTTTTACCAGCTTTCTTAAACATAAAGAGGTGTGAAGTTTATAAACatgtcaaattttcaattttcaaaaaaattgtataCTTATATTCTTGTTTATTTACTCATGCAGTCGGAAGTAAATTTTCTGGGAAGGCTTTCTCACCCTAACCTTGTAAAGTTGTTGGGATACTGCTGGGAAGAAAAAGAGCTACTTcttgtttatgaatttatgCAGAAGGGTAGCTTGGAGAATCATTTATTTGGAAGTAAGTGCCATTAGCAATGTCTAATTTTTCTTACAGTATGACATTTTTAATCTGGTTCCTCaaactcaatatttttcttttcagggGGCTCTTTTGTTCTGCCATTGCCATGGGATATAAGACTAAAGATTGCGATAGGGGCAGCTCGAGGCTTGGTTTTCCTGCATACATCTGAGAAACAAGTTATTTACCGAGACTTCAAAGCCTCGAATATACTTCTTGATGGGGTAAACTTCAAATATTGTAACTGCTAGGAAGCATTCTTGGAAGATGGCATCAAATTAAACATGAAagtttaacttaatattttgtttattgcaGTCCTATACTGCCAGGATATCTGATTTCGGCTTAGCAAAATCTGGTCCTTCAGCTAGTCAATCTCATGTAAGTACACGAGTTATGGGCACAAGTGGTTATGCTGCTCCAGAGTATGTTGCCACAGGTAATCTTCTAAATGGTTTTGTTTGAGTGACCTTCAGCTATTTTTAATCTTTGCAATGACATTTACATTCTGCTTGTTAAAACAGGGCACTTGTATGTAAAGAGTGATGTGTATGGTTTTGGAGTTGTATTAATAGAGATTTTAACTGGTCTGCGAGCGGTGGATACAAACCGTCCAAGCGGACAACACAATTTGGTTGAATGGATCAAAccatatttatatgaaaaaagaaagttgaGGAACATGATAGACTCTAGGTTAGAGGGAAAATATCCCTCCAGAGCTGCATACCAAATTGCTCGGCTTGCCCTTAAATGCATTGAAAGCGAGCCCAAACATCGCCCTGCAATGAAAGAAGTACTTGAAACACTAGTACGGCTTGAAGCATCTAATGAAAAACCACGAGAACCCAGGAATCATTCTACTCGTCCTGTTGCTCAGCGGCATGGCCATCAGCCTTTGCCTCATCGATCTCCAATTCATGTCAGAAACAGtgtaagataattttgatgCATTTATTTGTTACATATTAGAAGCATAGTATTGTTATTCATAATGAGCATTGTTCATGTATGAAACTCCCTCTCCCTTGACAATGTGAAGTTGAGTTTAGTTGCAGCTAGTAATACTAATATATCCATTCAGAAGAATTGTACTTTGTTTCTGTAATATGTCAACAGAGTATTGCTATAAATCCCTTTCCTTTTTGTTAGCAATTTTAGACCATTAAGAGACTGagtaaatattatgtataagGGGGATCCTAATGGTTGTGCTGGGGATGAATGAAGATGTCAGAATTTACAATTTTGGCTTTTTGCTTGTTTGGTGCGTaagttataaaactttattGTTATCGTTCCATATACAATATTTATACGATAGTTTTCTATCCATGAAGTATCTATTTGAGAAGTGAGTATTTGTAGAAGTAATAACTCGTGTCTCGATCTACAAATAGATATTTTTCGcttaaataacataatttatcaaTTGGTATTCATGTcgtattatttaaattttgaatgtaACTAAGCACTCTCTgtgattataaataaacataagaaTGCATACATTTGCGCTGGTTAAGATTATATAGGCATCATCGTAGGATAGATCAGAGATTTTCATAAAATCAAACATGTTTATGTATAACTTTTTGTCTTTGCTTGAGTTATTTCATAGGATactttcttataatatttatacacaTGTTCTATTAGAGAATTCTCTTAATCATAAGTAGACAGACTTTTCAAATAATCGattgaatcatattaaaaaattactttaagtctaattttttatttgtattttttctaCACCATAATAGATTTTTAGATTCTATATCAAATCCTCGGGTGCTATTATAATctatcttaaaaaaaaacactaaattatgtatcaattGATAGCAGGAAATATGATCAACAAGTGTTATTTAACTAGGGAAGAGTGGTATTATGTGCATaactttatgtataaacaataacgtgttatcatataattggatagttaaaaattaaaaataaaacaatacataatcatataataatatatggttaagcaaataattttatcaaatagaaaatatgattttatactATTGGCTGGCCTAAGGGGGCATATTTGTGGTATGGGCCGGGCCCAAATATGACTACCTGTCTGTAGTTAGCAGCCTAAGCCTGTCTTACTAATGGGCTGGAATTGcgaaataaaaaaactcaaagcCAGAAATTGTCCAGACCCAGCCCATCCACCAAGTAAATCGAAGTTATCTCTTCTCCCTCCATGATTGAAGTTGAAGCTTCGAGCAATTTCAATTCAACAATGGCGTCAATTAtccccaaaaaaacaaaaaagcagGCGCTGAAAGAGCTGAAAGCCCGAGGGAAACAGCTGCTAGCTATCATCAAGAACACAGATTAATAAATAACTTGCCATTAGTCTTCACATTCATCTGTCCAACATCCCCTCCACGCACCTTCTTGAATCGCTCCTATCTCTCCAGTCATTCTGCACTCCTGTTTTGCTGTAGCTTCCAACCTTTTCttggagaaaaaggaaaatcatgGACTCTACGAAGGACGATCCTGAGTTCATACATAAAACGTGGCTCCGTTCCAAGTTTAATGAGCTCGTTAAGTCTCTTGTTCAAGTTTTGCTTGCGCCGCAATCTGAGGATGCGTTGAGagtgaggttttttttttttatcccctTTTTTTCGtccaaattgattttgaatagtttgttttagattttttttatgtgaGTTTGAAGTTTTTGTGGTGCCTGGATTGGATTGGGTATTTTAGGAGGTTGTGTTGGACACTGAAGGATAGTGGAAGGTTTCATTCTGCGACTTATCATAAGTTGCTTCATTCTATTGTAAGTTTGTAggttgcttttgtttttttcctaaaaattaTCAGGGTGTATATTATATTGAAGACAAACTCGGGGATAAGTAATGTTTATTGTTGGTTGTTCgtgattgttttcattttcaggTCCACTCTCCAGAATCCGTTAATTTTGTTACAGAATTGTTCGCGTTAAAGTATTTCAAGTACATTGACGTTCGGTATgatcataacttttttttctagGTGAATGTTTCCAAGTGTAATGATTCCATTGCTGCTGGTACAGAGTTAATAATGGTTACTTAATTCTTATGATGCATTCGAAAGCCAAGTTTTAgggattttttatttctttctcttggtGCGGTTATTTTTCCTGTATCAGTCTAGAAAAGCTTGCTGGCGCCTTGGAGGCATAAGATATTTCCGGTATGTTGTTGCCTTGCTTGTTAtgtattttctttgttattgtgcctgtgtttttctttttcattgtcGTTGTCAATCTGTTGATTTGATTCTCCTTGATGTATGGTAATACTGTGCGTCTAGGTGGCAAAGTTGAGAGTCATCCAAGAGGAAGGTTTTTACCATTTTTAGCAGCAAATAGAactaacattaaaaatatattatttcacttGGTTTTGTGAACTTTTTGATATTCCTACTTCAACTGTTGCCATTAGGAGTATTTTACAGATCGAACTTAATTGTTGCTCTTTTCTAGCAGCATAGAGCTTTCCCTTCACAAGATACACTATATTATATATAGCAAGTATTCCATTGCCAGAGGGCAGTAGAGAAACTTGAGTATGACATGTGGAGTGGGCCAGGTGATTGTCCGGACAAAATCGAGGAACCAAAAGAGATCTGAGTGAAtggaaaggggaaaaaaaaacaaagcataATTCCACTTTCACTTTAAAGAAAAATGCGATAAAAATAGCTCAGTTTACGAAACTTCTTATCTGGATGGGAATCAAGAAAATGCGAAGTTAGAATTAGAAAAAgtaacaaataaagaaaaatttctattatggtttgaaaggtttgaaaaacctCTATATTATATAGCAAGTATTCCATTGCCAGAGGGCAGTAGGGAAACTTGAGCATGAAATGTGGAGTGGGCCAGGTGATTGTCTGCCATCTTTTAATATTAGGACAGtgtgatttttgttttgttttccattttttttttcaaaatttaatttctcatctTTGCTACAGTTTATTTTATTCATGGTTAGGATGCATTTAGTTAAAGTGTGCTTGTTTTTACATCTTTAGGATTTTCATCCAAGAAGGTGATCTTAAAGCAGGTTCAGAGCTATCAAAAGCAGAACATAGAAAGCTCACGACTGAGAAAGATAACAATGAGGTAAGTTATGATCGGTTAGTTACTGACAAAAGGATTGTCAATCCATCAACTTCATTTATTCAATGAACTACATTCTTTATCATTTATTTGCGAGGCTTCTTTTATTGAGTTTTTATGTGCATGTTCAGGTGTTATCTGCTGCCACCATTTCCAAAaagatgaaactaaaattcactGAAGCTTGGATTTCATTTCTTAGATTACATCTTCCAATTGAAATATACAGACAGGTAAACCTCACAGGTCTCACAGTCTATGCGTGTTCATATTATATGCAAAGCAAGGGGGTTGAATTAGTTGTTACATTTGTCCCTGTATTAAGAATTGAGATTATTCTTTACGGAAGTTAAGTTTTTATGGCTTTCCTCTTTAGCAGTCAACTTGACGCTAGTCTCAAGTCGTACACTTGGATAGATTAACCTGTGTTGCTCAAATTTGGTGTAACATAATTGTTAACTTGCAGAGACATCCTTCAATCAACTGTTTGGTGCATCGGGTAGCAAACCATTCCTATACTTACTACCATTGTTTTTATCTGTCTAATTTATTCTTCTGATCTTGGTCAAAGTTTCGTAAAAGCAAGTAACCATATATTTTCAGCTTTAATTTAGGAATTTTTTGTTCTTGTCCTGGTTACTTTATTGCATTGCAGCAACACAGTAATGCATGGAATTAAATAGCACACTATGtatgttttaaatgaaacttGTTATCTGAGCAGGAAGATGGCAATGAATCTGAAAAAGATTATTCTAAAGCTCAGGAGATTGCTGATATCGCAGATGGTTCTATTACTGTGAGATATATTTCTGCCAGAAAACCTGGCATTGATCATTTCATCAATTAGGAGAGTAATCCTGTGAAGTCTGTGCCAGTATGCCATGAGTGAGTATTCTTCTTAATTCCTTTTATGAATTCTCGTATTCTATACTGGGATATACTAGCACCTACTTGGCTGCTGAGTGCAAGCACTTGAGGCACGGTGTTCATCTGTCACTTCTCTTTACTTGCTCCTCTTATTTCAATCATCTTCTTGACCGTATCCTCATTTTGGGATTCAGCAAAATTATCGTTTTTGGTAGCAGATCTAATCAGAGAACAGAGGAACTTTGAATGTTTCATCATTGA contains:
- the LOC123213545 gene encoding probable serine/threonine-protein kinase PIX13, which translates into the protein MGNCWASPTNDPAPNASGQLSSTVGISQTTQTVSSGTSNMSRNSQFSASSGDDVFPNGQILPTPSLRVFNFAELKAATRNFRSDTVLGEGGFGKVFKGWLDEKAPGKSGSGTVVAVKKLNSESLQGFEEWQSEVNFLGRLSHPNLVKLLGYCWEEKELLLVYEFMQKGSLENHLFGRGSFVLPLPWDIRLKIAIGAARGLVFLHTSEKQVIYRDFKASNILLDGSYTARISDFGLAKSGPSASQSHVSTRVMGTSGYAAPEYVATGHLYVKSDVYGFGVVLIEILTGLRAVDTNRPSGQHNLVEWIKPYLYEKRKLRNMIDSRLEGKYPSRAAYQIARLALKCIESEPKHRPAMKEVLETLVRLEASNEKPREPRNHSTRPVAQRHGHQPLPHRSPIHVRNSVR
- the LOC123213547 gene encoding protein NUCLEOLAR COMPLEX ASSOCIATED 4-like, which produces MDSTKDDPEFIHKTWLRSKFNELVKSLVQVLLAPQSEDALRVRRLCWTLKDSGRFHSATYHKLLHSIVHSPESVNFVTELFALKYFKYIDVRQVLGIFYFFLLVRLFFLYQSRKACWRLGGIRYFRIFIQEGDLKAGSELSKAEHRKLTTEKDNNEVLSAATISKKMKLKFTEAWISFLRLHLPIEIYRQEDGNESEKDYSKAQEIADIADGSITVRYISARKPGIDHFIN